A window of the Elgaria multicarinata webbii isolate HBS135686 ecotype San Diego chromosome 22, rElgMul1.1.pri, whole genome shotgun sequence genome harbors these coding sequences:
- the LOC134412517 gene encoding C-C motif chemokine 4-like, producing MKSSSPSSSSSSCALALLLLLLLALCASSAPVGSDPPTSCCFTYTLRKLPRNFVTSYYQTSSRCSKPGVVFITRKGRQVCANPTDRWVQEYVNQLELN from the exons atgaagtCCTCGTccccgtcctcttcctcctcctcgtgcGCCCTggcgctcctgctgctgctcctgctggcgCTCTGCGCCTCCTCAGCGCCAG TGGGCTCCGACCCCCCGACCTCTTGCTGCTTCACCTACACGCTCAGGAAGCTCCCACGCAACTTTGTGACCAGCTACTATCAGACCAGCAGCAGATGCTCCAAGCCAGGCGTTGT GTTCATCACCCGGAAAGGCCGGCAGGTCTGTGCGAACCCCACTGACCGATGGGTACAAGAGTACGTGAATCAGCTGGAGTTGAACTGA